The stretch of DNA GATTATCATCAAGTgcgcaaaaaaataataaatttggtCTAGAATATTTCTGTTGAATTTGTGATCGTCCTTTTAAATTGCATATATATATAACCCGTAGAAGAGCTTTAGTGTGAACAGACAGCTTTAGAGGTTTACAAAATGCACGAAAGTTTTATGTTAAACTGTAATATTGAAGgtgtacaaaatttttaatattatttctaTCATTTGCAGGGCTCTCAATCAccgattttattcaaattcgaTGAGCAACAGCAAGCATGCCTACAGCAAAACCAGAGAAAAGATTCAGCTAGTTCGGAGGTGGCTGCATTGCTTTGTATTTCTGGGCGAACTAGTCGAATCTCAAGTGTAGGAAGTCAAGGATCAGCAGCAAGTCGTTTGTCGGCTGTATCGGGGGTTTCTCGGTCTCCATCGCCTCATCGGATGCTGCTTGAAACCTCATTTTGTGGCCCTAAGCCCCTAGATGGACCGATTGAGGGTGGAATTGTAATGAGTGCTGAACCACCAACTGTTGAAACTTTGGAGCAGATAATTTTAGCACGAAAGCAAGATCCGACGCAGGCTGTTCTTGCTGAGGGTATCAAAATTGATATATCCACACCAAAGAGATCAAATGCCAAGTCAAATGGGGCCATTATTGAGTCTACAGCAAAACGGAAAGAACCCTTAAAGACTGTACCAGCAGCCGGAAGTAGTGTCATCCGGGGTGCTCTTGCAAAGAAGACTGCTGCTGCTTTTGGGCGTCGTGAGCCACCAAAAGCAATTCTAGGTGTTACAAAAAGTGGTACAGAGTACATAAGAATTAAACTCAAGCCAGATCACCTGTATGAAGACAATGGGCTAGCTGCAAATGAGACTGTGATTAATGCTCCACTGTCAGAGGTGCTCAAGAAACCCCTTTCACTGAGCCTCAAATCACAAGATACCAAGCAAACAGACGAAATATCTCGTCATCCAGAACAAAAAACACTGGCCTCGCCAAAACCAGCACGACACACCGCCCTAGCGAGAGATTCAGGTAGTCGATCGCCGTCACCAGCAACGGTTACTATATCACGAAAGAGTTCCTTTTGTTCGTTGTTTAAATCAAAAGAAGTAACAGGGAGCCCAGAATCCCCAACGGGTATCCATCGGAAGAAGAGCAAAGAGCCCGATGATGTCACAACACCAAGTAGGGCACGTTCCAAAAGTGGAGATCGAGGAACACCCCAAATGTCAGTGACGCCAAGTAAGCAAAAATCCGTACTGGCGATTTTTAAGCCTCGACGCAGTGGCTCTAAATCTAAATCCACATCACCCGTGGAGCCAGAGTTGGGGTCAGAAATTGAAATGACAAACGTGGAATTCCAGTTTCAGACCTCAAATCAACCACCACGACCAAAAAGTAGACTCCGCTACTACGATACACCTCTGGATGGCAATACAATCCACATTCCTCTTCATACGCCCCCAGAGGAGAAGGATGACTTTCGATCACTACCTCCCCCGAATCTAACTTCGACATTCGCCTCAGTCAAAAAACCCATCCATGAATCCATCCATCATGCACCACTGcctgagaaaaagaaagaaattgagaaaccTCAGCAAATTGAATATCCAGACGGAAGTATTCGTATACCATTGCACTCGCCCACAGAGGATAAGGAACGAGAAAGTTTATGGAGTGTTGAGGCACAGCGTCACAGTAGTCAGGAGAGTCAGGAAACTGTTATCTCAACGCAGATAACATTGGAAAAGCCAAGAAAGGTATCAAGACCCTCACTTACGGAAACAGAACCGTTGCATGTTGTGGAAAATGGCAGTGTAGTTAGTGCGGAAGTACGTCCACCTCCATCAGCTCCACCCCCAACTCCAGCAGCCTATACTGCCCCAACAACACGTGAAAAGAAGCACATTGTCTTCACAACCAAAATCGGTAGTGGAAGCGAGGAACAACTCTTTTGCACACAGTTTAGTCTCTCCAAAACCGAGAGTCTGTCGAGTCAGCTCTCTGAGCAGGTGTCTCAAATTGAGAGTCCTAAAGAAGCTCCCGTAGGACCACCAGGGAAGAGTGAGTCAATGAAAAGGGAAGAAACTCCTCCAAAATTAGTAACTCTAAGACGCCAAAAGGATTCCTCCGAGGAAAGTAGGAGAAAGTCAAAAAGCAGTAGTCAGTCTACCGAATCGATTAAGGAGGAACCAGTTGCCACACAGTGTTCAGTTACTGTCCAAATGCCACAGCAGTCTAAATTACGCGAAGAAGCCATTAATACCCACAGGCATTCAcgatatattgaaaatatcgATCAGATCATGGAGGAACAGCGGAAGATTCACGTTGCAATGCAGCAGAGTAAAAAACTTGATCCACCAGTTGAAGAAGATCCCGTCAAACAATATACTGAAACTCCAAAATCTCTGTCAAAGCCATCCTCAGCTGAAGAACCACAAAAAGAGGAAGCAGTGAaggtggaaaaaattaaaaaagaacaaaaatctgAAGATAGTGTGAAAAAAGAACCCAGTCATAGATTGGATTCTCAGCGGGGTTCCTCTGAGAGTGATCGGGATGATGTCACGGATGTCACGGAAGAACGGGGAAAGCACCATTTAGCACGGAGTATGGCAGAAGATCATGAAAGTGCTGGACTTGTATCTCAGGAGTCTTACGATGATGAACTGCCCTACGTGCCCACAACACTGCCCGAGGAACGTTCCATGGGTGTAGTTATAATCCCGAGCAAGGAACGTGCTCACATGGAATTGCGGATGTGCCCTGTTGAGCGACCACGTTCAACCACACCAATCAACCCCAGCTGCCTCGAAGAGTACTGCGGTACACCGGGACCTGAAACACCGGAACCACCGACACCAAAATTACGAATTTCATTGCCCCGACGAGACTCTCGCGGTGAAATGAGAGGCTCAAAATCCAAATCGCCACGTCGAATTTCAACTCCATCTGGCAAGAGTTGGTTTGAATTTGCCGAACAAGGCATAAAGGGTGCTGTTGGGGACACTTCCAGGAGAAGTTCCGGACAACCAGATGATGATACGCCACCACCACCATTACCACCACGTAAAGCTCAAGCACCAAATCAGTGGataaactttgaaaatataCCGGAAAAGAGAAAACCCCCGAAGAGAATTACTACACTACCCAGTGCGAAAGATTCCCGAAGTAGTACACCCCCACATCAAGTTCACTACACCTACGTAAATCCAGAAGAGTGTCAGTGTGAGTGTCATGAGTCAGAACGCGATGGAGCATCCGTACACAGGCCAACGGAATCTGAAGAGGAAGAACAAGGTCCTCCGGAAGATACACAACCCCTTTTGGATGAAGGAGAACCAGGGGAAGCTGAAGGAATCAGGTGAGGAAATATAGttgttttgtgaaaattgtcccagaaaactcattaaaataaattagaatgcACAAAGAGTTTTTTGGCTAATGTACATAATgcattgcataatttttaattagggataaacattaaaaatcatgaaaatttgcatttggcacgtgttgaataatttttcctttaccACGTTATGCAAAGGAATATACATAACGTGCGCCTTTTACAtagatatatatatatatatcctaataaataattttaatttttaattcatacaGCGATCCCTCTATGGAACATTTGCTGTCCAGCAGTCGCTCATCTGGACGTGAAAAGCCCTACTCAAGCAAATAAATGTATACACCTggtatgtacctatatatatgtagattttcattcaatttattatcctTTTCATACTTTTATCCTTCATCTCTTCTAGCAGAGAGGGGGATTTGGTAATATTTACTATGTAAAGAAAAGCTAATTTTTGTGGACTCACTCAATACACTTCTTCAGTgctttttgggagcttttacTACTTCATCTTTCGACGTGCATTCTTTTCCTGTTGGGTCAAAAACTATATAAAATGTACTTTTATGGATATATTTCATTTGAGAGATAtttgaaaggagaaaaaaatatctgtgATCCGTGACAGAATAATCCTGAATCCATCCTGAAAATCCCTTATATAAAAAAgtcacatgaaaaaaaattcttcataaaattcCTCGTCATTAACATACTGAAACTTTGCTTTTTTCACGTCCTTTTCTTATCTTCTAGCAACAAACACatacaaaaatttctattattataaaatggaacaagacataaaaaatattcatgttGTAGAATAgctaagtgaaaaaaaattaataaacataaACCTTTACATAAAAGGATATCACgtagaaattccttttttatagataaattttattaaaaaatattttaaaaagaaatttttcaagttgTTCTGAAACAATCATTAAATCCTAAGAATGGTGTcaagattaataaaataattattatctgaaaaaaaaaatctaaggaACAACTTAACTAACATTTTCGACCTTTTATCTCTCGATGTGCTGCATAAGCGTTagaaaaatacagaaaaaatcaCATCAAAATTTAagaggtaaaaaaataatataaaaattatcattagaaaaaattgcgcaataaatcttttctttgaagtattatatatggaaaattcgtaaaattaagaaatgtaattaacattaaagaaaaactcaaaaaatttaataaaaataataaattatttttttgaaagaaatcttATGATTGGGAGAAATATTTAGATAATGACAAATCTACTAAATTATAATGCTGTTTTGTTCTGTTCTGTTATTCctttttgttaaatatgaaaatgcaaaaaaataaatgaataaaacggAAGCACTACCTATATTATAATCCGCTAAAATCGCTTATTGTTTTAAAGGGGTCGAATATGAGATTTAGActaaaatttgtgatttttatgggATTTGAGCTGTTTCAATAAGAGGtggagaagaatttatttaagtcttatttcttttctagagCATAATAATAATGAGCATTTAATGGGATTGCAAAAAAGAGAAGAGTCTATAAAATCTCCAATTTTAACCCAAATCTCAAATCcccttcaaaattattaaaatatatattatattaataaaatgaaaagaaaaaaaaaacgaagaaaacaTGATGCAATAAATGTTTATCACGGGTTTCCCATAACGTTCGACGAGAAAACTGAAATGTATGTACTTTGGTATGTGAAGAAAACTCCATTCAATGTGAATTCACAATTCTTTTATCGCCACGAAGGGTGGTGGTTAGAGAAATCACAATAGAAGGATTCTCTGTCCCCTCTTTTGTTCGACAACCAAATTCAATTGGTTTGTCGAGGCAGAAAATAGCATGGAGATGCGAAGCACTTTCTTAGTGATTTTCTCGCCACTCtggctttttttgtaataacatttaaagaatataaatCACTAAGACgaatttatcattaaattgagaacaaaagaatgataaaaaattatcaaacttgaagaaaatcttcttaacaattcataaaataaaatcaactgTAATTGTACCACATTCCTCAAAAAAAGTGTTCTTCGAGCGAACCCTCTTGTTAGTagatctttaattaaaaaaaaggtaaaccCAAAAAAAGATTACAAGCGATtgtaaagtattttaaatcctatagaaaaaacttaatttaaaaaaataatgatgaggatttgaaacatttgaacacatataacaaaaaaaaagaaaaatatatatttatgaacATTTTGTGATTGTTAAAAGTATTTAAGACAAATCT from Lutzomyia longipalpis isolate SR_M1_2022 chromosome 1, ASM2433408v1 encodes:
- the LOC129796976 gene encoding muscle M-line assembly protein unc-89 isoform X3, which codes for MEEQQQPETTSKKQKRLGPAPIASVEDIGSSDEVRQKMESSGSGEGRLPEIQEHPTTASGLKGPSTTSKTAGGSNLGIFASHPPRIDISRASSSSHQDSRDSSPENVFEQGSQSPILFKFDEQQQACLQQNQRKDSASSEVAALLCISGRTSRISSVGSQGSAASRLSAVSGVSRSPSPHRMLLETSFCGPKPLDGPIEGGIVMSAEPPTVETLEQIILARKQDPTQAVLAEGIKIDISTPKRSNAKSNGAIIESTAKRKEPLKTVPAAGSSVIRGALAKKTAAAFGRREPPKAILGVTKSGTEYIRIKLKPDHLYEDNGLAANETVINAPLSEVLKKPLSLSLKSQDTKQTDEISRHPEQKTLASPKPARHTALARDSGSRSPSPATVTISRKSSFCSLFKSKEVTGSPESPTGIHRKKSKEPDDVTTPSRARSKSGDRGTPQMSVTPSKQKSVLAIFKPRRSGSKSKSTSPVEPELGSEIEMTNVEFQFQTSNQPPRPKSRLRYYDTPLDGNTIHIPLHTPPEEKDDFRSLPPPNLTSTFASVKKPIHESIHHAPLPEKKKEIEKPQQIEYPDGSIRIPLHSPTEDKERESLWSVEAQRHSSQESQETVISTQITLEKPRKVSRPSLTETEPLHVVENGSVVSAEVRPPPSAPPPTPAAYTAPTTREKKHIVFTTKIGSGSEEQLFCTQFSLSKTESLSSQLSEQVSQIESPKEAPVGPPGKSESMKREETPPKLVTLRRQKDSSEESRRKSKSSSQSTESIKEEPVATQCSVTVQMPQQSKLREEAINTHRHSRYIENIDQIMEEQRKIHVAMQQSKKLDPPVEEDPVKQYTETPKSLSKPSSAEEPQKEEAVKVEKIKKEQKSEDSVKKEPSHRLDSQRGSSESDRDDVTDVTEERGKHHLARSMAEDHESAGLVSQESYDDELPYVPTTLPEERSMGVVIIPSKERAHMELRMCPVERPRSTTPINPSCLEEYCGTPGPETPEPPTPKLRISLPRRDSRGEMRGSKSKSPRRISTPSGKSWFEFAEQGIKGAVGDTSRRSSGQPDDDTPPPPLPPRKAQAPNQWINFENIPEKRKPPKRITTLPSAKDSRSSTPPHQVHYTYVNPEECQCECHESERDGASVHRPTESEEEEQGPPEDTQPLLDEGEPGEAEGISDPSMEHLLSSSRSSGREKPYSSK
- the LOC129796976 gene encoding muscle M-line assembly protein unc-89 isoform X1 produces the protein MEEQQQPETTSKKQKRLGPAPIASVEDIGSSDEVRQKMESSGSGEGRLPEIQEHPTTASGLKGPSTTSKTAGGSNLGIFASHPPRIDISRASSSSHQDSRDSSPENVFEQIGTGTLQECAPIGLGFGEEGALELRSSTEELYFMEPEKGMTEREKPSQQGSQSPILFKFDEQQQACLQQNQRKDSASSEVAALLCISGRTSRISSVGSQGSAASRLSAVSGVSRSPSPHRMLLETSFCGPKPLDGPIEGGIVMSAEPPTVETLEQIILARKQDPTQAVLAEGIKIDISTPKRSNAKSNGAIIESTAKRKEPLKTVPAAGSSVIRGALAKKTAAAFGRREPPKAILGVTKSGTEYIRIKLKPDHLYEDNGLAANETVINAPLSEVLKKPLSLSLKSQDTKQTDEISRHPEQKTLASPKPARHTALARDSGSRSPSPATVTISRKSSFCSLFKSKEVTGSPESPTGIHRKKSKEPDDVTTPSRARSKSGDRGTPQMSVTPSKQKSVLAIFKPRRSGSKSKSTSPVEPELGSEIEMTNVEFQFQTSNQPPRPKSRLRYYDTPLDGNTIHIPLHTPPEEKDDFRSLPPPNLTSTFASVKKPIHESIHHAPLPEKKKEIEKPQQIEYPDGSIRIPLHSPTEDKERESLWSVEAQRHSSQESQETVISTQITLEKPRKVSRPSLTETEPLHVVENGSVVSAEVRPPPSAPPPTPAAYTAPTTREKKHIVFTTKIGSGSEEQLFCTQFSLSKTESLSSQLSEQVSQIESPKEAPVGPPGKSESMKREETPPKLVTLRRQKDSSEESRRKSKSSSQSTESIKEEPVATQCSVTVQMPQQSKLREEAINTHRHSRYIENIDQIMEEQRKIHVAMQQSKKLDPPVEEDPVKQYTETPKSLSKPSSAEEPQKEEAVKVEKIKKEQKSEDSVKKEPSHRLDSQRGSSESDRDDVTDVTEERGKHHLARSMAEDHESAGLVSQESYDDELPYVPTTLPEERSMGVVIIPSKERAHMELRMCPVERPRSTTPINPSCLEEYCGTPGPETPEPPTPKLRISLPRRDSRGEMRGSKSKSPRRISTPSGKSWFEFAEQGIKGAVGDTSRRSSGQPDDDTPPPPLPPRKAQAPNQWINFENIPEKRKPPKRITTLPSAKDSRSSTPPHQVHYTYVNPEECQCECHESERDGASVHRPTESEEEEQGPPEDTQPLLDEGEPGEAEGISDPSMEHLLSSSRSSGREKPYSSK
- the LOC129796976 gene encoding muscle M-line assembly protein unc-89 isoform X2, with the protein product MESSGSGEGRLPEIQEHPTTASGLKGPSTTSKTAGGSNLGIFASHPPRIDISRASSSSHQDSRDSSPENVFEQIGTGTLQECAPIGLGFGEEGALELRSSTEELYFMEPEKGMTEREKPSQQGSQSPILFKFDEQQQACLQQNQRKDSASSEVAALLCISGRTSRISSVGSQGSAASRLSAVSGVSRSPSPHRMLLETSFCGPKPLDGPIEGGIVMSAEPPTVETLEQIILARKQDPTQAVLAEGIKIDISTPKRSNAKSNGAIIESTAKRKEPLKTVPAAGSSVIRGALAKKTAAAFGRREPPKAILGVTKSGTEYIRIKLKPDHLYEDNGLAANETVINAPLSEVLKKPLSLSLKSQDTKQTDEISRHPEQKTLASPKPARHTALARDSGSRSPSPATVTISRKSSFCSLFKSKEVTGSPESPTGIHRKKSKEPDDVTTPSRARSKSGDRGTPQMSVTPSKQKSVLAIFKPRRSGSKSKSTSPVEPELGSEIEMTNVEFQFQTSNQPPRPKSRLRYYDTPLDGNTIHIPLHTPPEEKDDFRSLPPPNLTSTFASVKKPIHESIHHAPLPEKKKEIEKPQQIEYPDGSIRIPLHSPTEDKERESLWSVEAQRHSSQESQETVISTQITLEKPRKVSRPSLTETEPLHVVENGSVVSAEVRPPPSAPPPTPAAYTAPTTREKKHIVFTTKIGSGSEEQLFCTQFSLSKTESLSSQLSEQVSQIESPKEAPVGPPGKSESMKREETPPKLVTLRRQKDSSEESRRKSKSSSQSTESIKEEPVATQCSVTVQMPQQSKLREEAINTHRHSRYIENIDQIMEEQRKIHVAMQQSKKLDPPVEEDPVKQYTETPKSLSKPSSAEEPQKEEAVKVEKIKKEQKSEDSVKKEPSHRLDSQRGSSESDRDDVTDVTEERGKHHLARSMAEDHESAGLVSQESYDDELPYVPTTLPEERSMGVVIIPSKERAHMELRMCPVERPRSTTPINPSCLEEYCGTPGPETPEPPTPKLRISLPRRDSRGEMRGSKSKSPRRISTPSGKSWFEFAEQGIKGAVGDTSRRSSGQPDDDTPPPPLPPRKAQAPNQWINFENIPEKRKPPKRITTLPSAKDSRSSTPPHQVHYTYVNPEECQCECHESERDGASVHRPTESEEEEQGPPEDTQPLLDEGEPGEAEGISDPSMEHLLSSSRSSGREKPYSSK